The following is a genomic window from Vicinamibacteria bacterium.
GAGGGGCTGCTGCCACTGGCAGAGCCGTCTTTGGATGTGGTTGATGCAGGAGAGCTGGACGACGTGTCCTTGGAGCCTTTGGCTTCCGGAGCTGACTTCGTGTCTTTGGCTTCCTTGGAGCTGGATGAAGGCGAGCCCTCGGCGCCATCCCCGCCCGAGGACTTGCGGGCGTAGTCGGTGATATACCACCCAGTGCCCTTGAACTGAATCGCGGGGGCGGAGAGCAGCCGGTGGACTTCCTTGCCGCAGGTCGGGCAAGCCATGAGAGACGGATCCGTGTACTTCTGGAGGATCTCGAATCGCCCGCACCGGGGGCACTTGTACTCGAAAAGAGGCACGGGCGGAATCACCTCCCGAACCCACAAATTGTATCATTTCCAGGAAGATAGATCAAAATCCACCCGGGGCGGGTAGTGGCCGAGCGCCACCGACCCACTACCCCCGGGGCGCACGCTAGTGGACCTCGGCCCAGTTCCGGCCCCGGCGGGCGTCCACCACCAGGGGCACCTCCAGGGACAAGGCCCCTTCCATGACATTCCGGACGAGGACCAGCGCCTCCTCCGCCTCCTTCTCCGGAACCTCCAGCAGCAACTCGTCGTGTATCTGCAAGATCAGGCGGGATGCCATGCCGCGCTTCTTCAACTCATGCTGGAGGTCGATCATGGCCTTCTTGATGAGATCGGCGGCGGAGCCCTGGACGGGGGTGTTCATGGCCTGCCGCTCGGCCTCCATCCGGACCTGGAAATTCTTGGCCCGGAGGTCGGGCAGCCGCCGCAGACGGCCCAAGAGGGTGCGCACGGTCCCCGTTTCCCGGGCGCGGGCGATGGTGTCGTTGATGAACTCGCGGACAGAGGGGTAACGGTTGAAGTAGGCCTCGATGAACCCCTCGGCCTCCTTCTTCGAGGTCCCGATGTCCTTGGCCAGGGAGAAGGCCCCCTTTCCGTAGAGCAGGGCGTAATTGATCATTTTCGAGCGGCGTCGCTGCTCCTCGGGGGAGACGGGGGAGAAAGCCCCGAAGACCTCGCGGGACGTGCGGTCGTGGACGTCCTCTCCGCGCCGGAAGGTATCGATGAGCGTCTGATCCTTGGAGAGATGGGCGAGGATGCGGAGCTCGATCTGGCTGTAGTCGGCGGAGAGCAGCTCGTACCCCGGTTCCGCCACGAAGGCCTCGCGGATCCGCCGCCCCTCCGGCGTGCGGATGGGGATGTTCTGCAGGTTGGGATCGGAGGAGGAGATCCTCCCCGTGGCGGCCACGGTCTGGTTGAAGGAGGCGTGGATGCGACCCGTCTGGGTGTTGATCAGCCCGGGCAGCGCGTCGATATAGGTGGACTTGAGCTTTTGGATCCCGCGGTAGTCGAGGATCTTCCGGGGCAGCTCGTGGAGGATGGCCAGCTCTTCCAGCACGTCCTCCGCGGTCGAGGCGGCCCGGGTCTTGGCGGTTTTCTTCCCGCTCTTGAGGCCCAGGCGGTCGAAGAGAACCTCACGGAGCTGCACGGGGGAGTTGATGTTGAACTCTCCCTTGGCGAGGACGTGGATCTCGCGGGTGAGGGTGGCCAGCTGCTGCTCCATCTCCCGACTCATGCCCGCCAGAAGCGGGGCGTCCACCCTGACCCCCGCTCGCTCCATGTCCGCCAGCACCTCCACCAGGGGAAGCTCCATGCTCTGGTAGACGGGGAGGAGGCCCTCCTGCTCGAGGCGGGCGGTCACGGCGGGGGCCAGGCGCAGGACGAGCTCGGCGTCGTCCCCCGCGGCGTGCGCGGTCTGGCCGACCGAGGCCTCGTCGCCCGTCACCCCCTCGCTCCCCGAGCCCCGGCGCTCCCCCAGGAACTCGAGGGCGAGGTCGTCGAGAGCGTAGGCGCGCCGCCCGGGGTTGAGGAGGTAGGAGGCCACCAGGGCGTCGAAGTCGAACCCGCGGCCCTCCACGCCGTGGCGCGCGAGGAGGATGAGGTCGCGCTTGGCGTGGGCGCTCAGCTTGCGGACGTGGGGGGCGCCGAGGAGGGGACTCAGGCGGGCGAACGTCTCCTCGACCCCGAGCGGGTTTGGCGCCTCGAGGCGAGAATGGCCGAGGGGGATGTAGGCCGCACGGCCCGGCCGCACGGCCAGGGCCACCCCCAGGAGGCGGGCCCGCATGGGCTCGTGGTTCGTGGCCACGAGGCCGATGGAGACCTGGCCCTCTCCCCGCACTTCCTGCAGGAGCGCGTCCACCTCCTCCAGCCGGGTCAGGATCTGGTGCTCGGTGGCGGCCGCCGCCACGGGGGGCGCGAACTCCCGGGCCAAGGCCTGGAACTCGAGCTCGGTGAAGAGCGCGTGGGCGGCCGCCCCGTCCGGCTCCCGCCGCGCGAAGGCGGCCAGGTCGAGGACGACGGGAGCATCCGTGCGGAGGGTGGCTAGCCGCTTGGAGAGGAGGGCGTCCTCGCGGTGCGCCTTCAGCCCTTCACGGTAGGCCGCGCGCTTCACTCGATCCGCGTTCTCGAGCACGGCCTCCACGGGACCGAATTCGCGCACCAGGTCGCGCGCCCCCTTGTCCCCGATCCCGGGCACCCCCGGGATGTTGTCCACGGCGTCCCCCACTAGGGCCAGCATGTCCACCACCCGCTCCGGGGGCACCCCGAACTTCTCCTCCACCGCCTTGCGGTCATAGAGCGTGGCCCCCAGGCCCTCCCGGCCCGGGTTCAGAACCCGCACGCGGTCGCTGACGAGCTGCAGCAGGTCCTTGTCCCCGGACACCACGACCACGTCGTGGCCCGCGGCCACCCCCTGGCGGGCCAGGGTCGCGATCACGTCGTCGGCCTCGAAGCCGGCGACCTCGATGACGGGCAGCCGGAAGGCCTCGCAGACCCGGCGCACGAACGGGATCTGGACGGCGAGGTCGTCGTCCATCTTCGGCCGGTGGGCCTTGTACTCCTTGTAGACCTCGTGCCGGAAGGTGGGCCCCGCGAGGTCGAAGCTGATGGCGACGTACTCCGGCTTCTCGTCCTGATACAGCTTGCGCAGCATGGTGGTGAAGCCGTAGACGGCGCCCGTGGGCAGCCCCCGGGTCGTAGCCAGGCCGCGGATGGCGTGGTAGGCGCGGTGGAACTGCGCGCTGCCGTCCACCAGATAGAGGGTGCGAGCGCCGGGCATTGCGGGATCTTACCCCGGACCGCGGACGGACCACCCTCAGAGCGCCGCGTGAAGCGATCCTCCGTCGGTCGCGGCCGAGCGCGGGCTCCCCGGCCATCGGACACGAACCCTGGCTGCCTGGCCAGCGGGAGGCGTTGCCGGGCGCGTCGTTGAGGCCGACTCCGAATAGAATGCCGCCGTGGGCGCCCGCCTCGCCGCGACCCTTTTCCTCGCCGCCGGCCTTCACGGTTGCCTGACCTACGAATACGAGCACGAGTTCTGGCTCCGGGTAGACGGCTCGGGCACAGTGAACGTGACCGGCCGCCCCGCCCTCTTCCTGGCCTTCAAGGGTCTGGTAACGCCGGCAGACGAGGCGGCTAGCCGGGAGGCGGCACGGCAGTTTTTCGAGCGAGCGGGCTTCCGGGTGCGGCGGGTCACCCTCACCCACCGGGCGGGACAGGCGTATCTGTTCGTCTCCGCCGACTTCGACGACGTCAACAAATTGACGGGCTCCCCCGCCTTCCCCGATCTCCGGATCGCCCTGTCTCGCGCCGGGGAGAACCTTCGGCTGGAGGGGGGCTGGGCGCGGCCGGGTTCCCTCCCCGAGGTCCAGGAGCGGGACGGGCTCATGGCCGTCCGCTTCCACCTGCCGAGCAAGATCTACGAGCACAAGAGCGCGAGCGACGGTGTGGAGAGAGGCAACATCGTCTGCTGGCGCCAAGACGTGGCCGCGGGCCTCAGGGGCGAGCGCCTGGAATTCGGGGCGGTGATGGATTCCCGGAGCATCCTCCTCTCCACGGTGACACTCTTCGCGGGCGCCATGGTCGTGGCCATGCTGATCCTGGGGGGAGGGGTCTACCTCGTGGCCCGGCACGGTAGGAAGGGGCTCGCGTCTCCGGCCGGGCCCCCGGCCGCCTGACTAGGGCTTGCGCGTCGATTCGGACGGCAGATCCACCACCACGGGCTCCGTCTGGCCGGGACGGACGGAGACTGTCCGCTCCACCGGCTCGTAGGCGGGATGACGAAAACGAACCACGTGGGGGTCGGCGGCGAGGGTCAGGCCGGAGGGGCAGTTCAGGGTGAAAGCGGGCCCCCACGGATTGAGGATCTGCTCGTACGCCTTACCACCTTCGGGGGAGAGAGTTCGGACGGGCATACTCACCCGCCTGGGGGCAGGCAAGGCGGCGCGGCCCCGCTCACGCGCGGAAGCGGCGGGTCACCGCCCGAGCCAGGAGGTCGACCAGCTTTCGTGCGCACGCATCCCCGGGGTCCCGGCCGGGGTTGTATTCGCAGACCTCGAGGGCCACCACCCGCGGCGAGGCCAGGAGGGCGGTCACGAGATCGGAGGCCTCCTCCCAGGAAAGCCCCACCCCTCCCGTCAGGGGCTCCTTGGCCGGCATCACGGCCGGGTCCAGCAGGTCCACGTCCAGGTGGACGAGGATGGGGCCGTCGCCGTTCTCGACGCCGTCGATGGCGAGGGCGGCCGTGGCCTTCATGCCCATCGTGCGGGCTGCGGCCGCGGGCAGGGCCAGGCCCAGATCCCCGAGCCCCGCCCGCTCGCCGGGATCCAGGGCCCGGAAGCCCACAAGCGAGACGTGCTCGGGGGCCACCGCGGGGGGCGGTCCGCCCGCGGCCACGAGCTCGGCCACCCCCTCGCCGAGGGCGTGGGCCAGGGCCATGCCGTTCAGGAACCCGGAGGGCGTCGTGTCCGGCGTGTTGAGGTCGGCGTCGGCATCGAGGAAGACAAGGCCCACCGCCTGGCCAAGGTACCGCCGAGCTCCCGCCACCGTCCCCGTCACGATCGTGCAGTCTCCGCCAAGCACGAGGGTGAAGCCCTCGGCGAGGGCGCGCGTCATCTCGTCGGCGGCGGCCTGGGCCGCGCACGTAGCCACGGGGGCGTTGCGGGACCGCGGGTGCTCGGGGTCCTCCCGGAAGGGGAAGAGCGAGAGGTCGGAGAGGTTCACGACCCCGGGTCCCGCGCCGCGCAGCGCCTCCAGGAGGCCGGCCTCGCGCAGGCGCCGGGGGGCTTCGCTCGGGCCCGGGCCCCGCGCGCCGGCCGCGGTGGGAACGCCGACAACGGCGATCTTGGCGGCGGGCATGCCTGAAGTATAATCAAGGCCGTCGCCCCCATGTCTCGCTCCCCGAATGCAGACGGCCGTGCGCGACGGCTTCCCTCCGCCGCTCGCGGCGCGGGGGGGGGAGGGCTAGAGAAATCATGAACATCAAGCTGTCCTTCGGCCCCGTGACCCAGACCTCCGTCGACCTCCTGGCCGTCGTTCTGGACGAGGAAAAGACCCTCCACCAGATCGACGACCCCGCCTTGGCCGCGCACGTGGCCAGGGCCGGCGCCGCCTTCCGGGACAAGACGCTCAAGCGCGAATACTTCGTCACCTTCCCGGAGGGCGAGAGCCCGCGGGCCCTGGTGGTGTATTGGAGCCCCCAGCTCAAGAGCTGGAACCTCTGGGAGAACGTCAAGACCTTCACCGCCCGGGCCCTGCGCCTGGCCCGCGACTACCGTCACCCGCGGATCGGCCTCGTCCTCAACACTCAGGAGGCCGCGCCCCTCGTGGGCAAGGCGGTGGAAGGGGCGGTCCTCGGAGCCTACACCTTCGATCGCTACAAGCAGGAGAAGGACGACTTCCTGGCCAAGGACGCCCAGCTCACGATCGTGGTGCACCCGGAACACCAGGCCGACGCCGAGGCCCGCAAGGCCCGCTATGCCTGGGTCTCCGAGAACGTGAACCAGTGCCGCGACATCATCAACGAGCCGGCCGCGGTCGTCACCCCCGAATTCCTGGCCGACCGCGCGGGGGAGATCGCGAAGGAGCTGGACCTGGAGATCGAGATCCTGGACCCCGCCGGCCTCAAGGCGCGGGGATACCAGGGTCTTCTCCGGGTGGGCCAGGGCAGCGCCCATCCCCCCCACATGGTCATCCTCCGCCACGTCCCGCGCAAGGGCACGAAGGAGACGGTGGCCCTGGTGGGCAAGGGGATCACCTTCGACACCGGGGGCATCAGCCTGAAGCCGGGCGACCACATGTGGGAGATGAAGGGGGACATGGCGGGGGCGGCGGCGGTTCTCTACGCCCTGCGTTCGCTGGGGCGCTTGAAGCCGGACCTCAAGGTGGTGGGCATCCTCTGCTGCGCGGAGAACATGCCCGATGCCAACGCCCAGCGTCCAGGCGACATCTTCACGGCCAAGAACGGCAAGTCGGTGATGGTCGACAACACCGACGCCGAGGGCCGCCTGGTCTTGACCGACGGCCTGGCCCGGGCGGGGGAGGAGAGAGCCACCCACGTCCTGGACATCGCCACCCTCACGGGGGCGGTCGTGCGGGCCCTGGGGCCGAGCGTGGCCGGGATCATGGGCACGGATCGGGAGCTCGTCCGGCGCGTGGCCCGGTCGGGGGAACACCAAGGGGAGGCCTTCTGGGAGCTGCCCCTGGTGGAGGAGTACGCGGAATCGCTCAAGACACCCTTCGCCGACATCAACAACATCGCGGCCGGGGGACTGGCCGGCGCCATCACCGCCGGGCTCTTCCTGAAAGAGTTCGTGCCCGCGGGGGTGGCCTGGGCCCACCTCGACATCGCGGGCCCGATGTTCCGCGACAAGGATTGGAAGTATTACGAGTCGGGGGCGATCGGCTTCGGGGTCAAGACCCTGGTCGATCTCTGCGAGCGCTTCCGTGATCCTCTCGCCTGACCGGCTCAGCTTCGACCGCATCACGGAGAGGGTCTGGCTGGGGTCGCGGGTAGCTTCCCTCGACGACTACCACCGCCTGCGCGCCCAAGGGGTCCGGGCCTGCGTGGACATGAAGCGCGAGGGGGCCGATCCCTGGAGCTTCGAGGCCTTCTTGTGGCTGCCCACCCCCGACCACGAGCCCCCCAGCCAGCTCCACCTGCGCCTGGGGATGGCCTTCCTGCGCGAGTGCGAGGGGGCGGACCTGCCCGTCTTCGTGGCCTGCCTCATGGGGGTAGGCCGCTCCTCCTGCCTCGTTCTCGCCCACCTCTTGGCCGGGCGCTTCCGGGGGGCGGGGCCCCAGGAGGCCCTGGACTTCCTCTCCGCGCGCCGCCCCCTCGTCAATCCCAACCCCCGGCAGATCCAGGCCGCGGTGGAAGCGGCCGCGAGCTACCCGGCGTCCTGACCGAGGGTCATTCCCTGCGCAGCGCCTCCATGGGTTGGAGCTGGGAGGCGTGCCAGGCGGGGTAGAAACCAAATCCGATCCCTACCCCCAGGGCCATGACCAGGGCCAGGAGCAGCATCACGGGCGCGATGGCGGTGGGCCACGACGCCATCCGGTGTATGAGCAGGGAGCCAAAGACGCCGAGCCCGGCGCCCAAGACGCCCCCCGCGAAGGTCAAGAGGGACGCCTCCACCAGGAATTGGGAGGCGATGTCGCGCCGGGTGGCGCCTAGGGCGCGCCGGACGCCTACCTCACGGGTGCGCTCGGCCACGCTCGCGAGCATGATGTTCATGATGCCGATGCCGCCCACGAGTAGGCTGATGGCGGCGATGGCCCCCGTCACGATGTTGAAGATGCGCTGGGTGCGCTCCCGCTGCCGCAGGATCTCGCGGGGGACGATCACGTCGAAGGCCGACCCCCCCGTGGTCCGTTGCAGCAGCGACTTCACCACCTCCGCGGAGGGGCCTACGTGCCGGGCATCGTCCACGCGCATCACGATCTCGTCGACTCCGTCCGGGCGGGGGTCGTGGCCGCGGTCGAGGGCGGGGAGGGGGACGAACACCGCCCGGTTGACGTCGCGGGTGCGGATGGGCCCCGGCTTGCCCCGGGGCGAGGCCCGGTCCTCGAGCACGCCCACCACCTGG
Proteins encoded in this region:
- a CDS encoding ABC transporter permease, yielding MSPRVLLRLGVRSLFLHKLRSSLSILGVVFGVSAVVAMSSVGEGARRESLQQIGALGIDSITVRARAGEAGAPVSGLRLHDAEALARVVPDVRGVAPVREATMAVEAGGRRTEATVVGTTAAYQVAAQLPLAGGRFLSDLDVQERKRVAVLGASVARALFPFGDPHGERLLLGGDWFQVVGVLEDRASPRGKPGPIRTRDVNRAVFVPLPALDRGHDPRPDGVDEIVMRVDDARHVGPSAEVVKSLLQRTTGGSAFDVIVPREILRQRERTQRIFNIVTGAIAAISLLVGGIGIMNIMLASVAERTREVGVRRALGATRRDIASQFLVEASLLTFAGGVLGAGLGVFGSLLIHRMASWPTAIAPVMLLLALVMALGVGIGFGFYPAWHASQLQPMEALRRE
- a CDS encoding FmdB family zinc ribbon protein translates to MIPPVPLFEYKCPRCGRFEILQKYTDPSLMACPTCGKEVHRLLSAPAIQFKGTGWYITDYARKSSGGDGAEGSPSSSSKEAKDTKSAPEAKGSKDTSSSSPASTTSKDGSASGSSPSK
- a CDS encoding leucyl aminopeptidase; the encoded protein is MNIKLSFGPVTQTSVDLLAVVLDEEKTLHQIDDPALAAHVARAGAAFRDKTLKREYFVTFPEGESPRALVVYWSPQLKSWNLWENVKTFTARALRLARDYRHPRIGLVLNTQEAAPLVGKAVEGAVLGAYTFDRYKQEKDDFLAKDAQLTIVVHPEHQADAEARKARYAWVSENVNQCRDIINEPAAVVTPEFLADRAGEIAKELDLEIEILDPAGLKARGYQGLLRVGQGSAHPPHMVILRHVPRKGTKETVALVGKGITFDTGGISLKPGDHMWEMKGDMAGAAAVLYALRSLGRLKPDLKVVGILCCAENMPDANAQRPGDIFTAKNGKSVMVDNTDAEGRLVLTDGLARAGEERATHVLDIATLTGAVVRALGPSVAGIMGTDRELVRRVARSGEHQGEAFWELPLVEEYAESLKTPFADINNIAAGGLAGAITAGLFLKEFVPAGVAWAHLDIAGPMFRDKDWKYYESGAIGFGVKTLVDLCERFRDPLA
- a CDS encoding dual specificity protein phosphatase — translated: MILSPDRLSFDRITERVWLGSRVASLDDYHRLRAQGVRACVDMKREGADPWSFEAFLWLPTPDHEPPSQLHLRLGMAFLRECEGADLPVFVACLMGVGRSSCLVLAHLLAGRFRGAGPQEALDFLSARRPLVNPNPRQIQAAVEAAASYPAS
- a CDS encoding arginase family protein is translated as MPAAKIAVVGVPTAAGARGPGPSEAPRRLREAGLLEALRGAGPGVVNLSDLSLFPFREDPEHPRSRNAPVATCAAQAAADEMTRALAEGFTLVLGGDCTIVTGTVAGARRYLGQAVGLVFLDADADLNTPDTTPSGFLNGMALAHALGEGVAELVAAGGPPPAVAPEHVSLVGFRALDPGERAGLGDLGLALPAAAARTMGMKATAALAIDGVENGDGPILVHLDVDLLDPAVMPAKEPLTGGVGLSWEEASDLVTALLASPRVVALEVCEYNPGRDPGDACARKLVDLLARAVTRRFRA
- the polA gene encoding DNA polymerase I; the protein is MPGARTLYLVDGSAQFHRAYHAIRGLATTRGLPTGAVYGFTTMLRKLYQDEKPEYVAISFDLAGPTFRHEVYKEYKAHRPKMDDDLAVQIPFVRRVCEAFRLPVIEVAGFEADDVIATLARQGVAAGHDVVVVSGDKDLLQLVSDRVRVLNPGREGLGATLYDRKAVEEKFGVPPERVVDMLALVGDAVDNIPGVPGIGDKGARDLVREFGPVEAVLENADRVKRAAYREGLKAHREDALLSKRLATLRTDAPVVLDLAAFARREPDGAAAHALFTELEFQALAREFAPPVAAAATEHQILTRLEEVDALLQEVRGEGQVSIGLVATNHEPMRARLLGVALAVRPGRAAYIPLGHSRLEAPNPLGVEETFARLSPLLGAPHVRKLSAHAKRDLILLARHGVEGRGFDFDALVASYLLNPGRRAYALDDLALEFLGERRGSGSEGVTGDEASVGQTAHAAGDDAELVLRLAPAVTARLEQEGLLPVYQSMELPLVEVLADMERAGVRVDAPLLAGMSREMEQQLATLTREIHVLAKGEFNINSPVQLREVLFDRLGLKSGKKTAKTRAASTAEDVLEELAILHELPRKILDYRGIQKLKSTYIDALPGLINTQTGRIHASFNQTVAATGRISSSDPNLQNIPIRTPEGRRIREAFVAEPGYELLSADYSQIELRILAHLSKDQTLIDTFRRGEDVHDRTSREVFGAFSPVSPEEQRRRSKMINYALLYGKGAFSLAKDIGTSKKEAEGFIEAYFNRYPSVREFINDTIARARETGTVRTLLGRLRRLPDLRAKNFQVRMEAERQAMNTPVQGSAADLIKKAMIDLQHELKKRGMASRLILQIHDELLLEVPEKEAEEALVLVRNVMEGALSLEVPLVVDARRGRNWAEVH